Proteins encoded in a region of the Dehalogenimonas sp. THU2 genome:
- a CDS encoding YkgJ family cysteine cluster protein — MNYTAAELGSSWDENGALHDFSGVMVITSSIGGSSIWGPAVQSAFLPLYLTAMFHKCRNCGKCCRAFDSKLARGVELTAAEAHTLQSFCRVTRRAGKHLLKYPCALQQNHKCTRYIHRPFCCRAFPVVNESGPDLSVSLAVFMACPAGKGTYVTASLFLQELRQLARNLGHIDRELSFADLEQLKTKFDPNSVSPADMEYIKETARQLGLETE, encoded by the coding sequence ATGAATTATACCGCTGCGGAGTTGGGGTCTTCGTGGGATGAAAATGGTGCGTTGCATGACTTCAGCGGGGTCATGGTGATAACTTCATCGATCGGTGGTTCCAGTATCTGGGGACCCGCCGTTCAATCAGCCTTCCTTCCCTTATATCTCACTGCCATGTTCCATAAGTGCCGGAATTGCGGTAAGTGCTGCCGGGCGTTCGATTCTAAATTAGCCAGGGGGGTTGAGCTTACGGCGGCGGAAGCGCATACCTTGCAATCATTCTGTCGCGTGACCAGAAGAGCCGGAAAACACCTGCTCAAATATCCCTGCGCTCTGCAACAGAATCATAAATGTACCCGGTACATACATCGGCCGTTTTGTTGCCGCGCTTTTCCCGTGGTAAACGAATCCGGACCTGACTTATCGGTTTCCCTGGCCGTATTCATGGCATGTCCGGCCGGCAAGGGAACTTATGTTACCGCTTCATTGTTCCTCCAGGAATTGCGGCAACTGGCGCGGAACCTCGGGCATATCGATCGTGAACTCAGTTTTGCTGATTTGGAGCAGCTAAAAACCAAATTCGACCCGAATAGTGTTTCACCGGCAGATATGGAATATATCAAAGAAACAGCCCGGCAATTGGGCCTGGAGACGGAGTAG